A single genomic interval of Ictalurus furcatus strain D&B chromosome 20, Billie_1.0, whole genome shotgun sequence harbors:
- the acss2l gene encoding acyl-CoA synthetase short chain family member 2 like isoform X2 — translation MVVPGLQNKDERVYFPPKDLQMVAHIPDFNSYLAMYKRSTEEPEEFWREVAQEFYWKKPPTGQMLQYNFDMTKDKVYIKFMEGAKTNMCYNVLDRNVLDRNLGEKVAYYWEGNSPDHQLTITYSQLLKQVCRCANSLKQLGVKKGDRVAIYLPMIPELVFTMLACARIGAVHSIVFAGFSSESLAERIVDAQCSILVTADGVYRGDKLINLKQISDHALEHCQENSFTVQKCLVVKHHAFRTSNTCNKLQTPWNAECDVWWDDVMNGASEECEPEWLDAEDPLFILYTSGSTGKPKGILHTIAGYLLYTSLTFKYVFDYHHDDVYWCTADIGWITGHSYITYGPLANGATSVLFEGIPVYPHEGRIWEIIEKHRVSKFYTAPTAIRLLMKFGSEPLQKYDLSCLRVLGTVGEPINPEAWLWYHDVVGQGRSPIVDTFWQTETGGHVLTPLPAATPLKPGSATLPFFGVQPTILNEHGEELEGEAEGYLVFRKPWPGIMRGIYQNQERFQNTYFKKFPGFYVTGDGCRRDKDGYYWITGRIDDMLNVSGHLLSTAEVEGALSEHPAVAEAAVVSCPHTVKGECLYCFVTLKDSQEFNHKLKEELKRKVREKIGPIATPDFIQNAPGLPKTRSGKIMRRVLRQIARNEKDLGDLSTLADPKVVEVLFSQRCEAAA, via the exons ATGGTTGTTCCAGGGCTTCAAAACAAGGACGAGAGAGTATACTTTCCTCCAAAGGATCTGCAAATGGTGGCTCATATTCCTGATTTTAACTCATATCTTGCAATGTACAAAAGGTCCACTGAGGAACCTGAAG AGTTCTGGAGGGAGGTTGCACAGGAGTTTTACTGGAAGAAACCCCCCACAGGCCAAATGCTGCAGTATAACTTTGATATGACCAAGGACAAGGTTTACATCAAGTTCATGGAAGGAGCCAAAACAAATATGTGCTACAACGTGCTAGACCGCAACGTGCTGGATCGGAACCTGGGCGAGAAAGTTGCATACTACTG GGAGGGGAACTCACCTGACCATCAGCTTACCATCACATATAGCCAGCTTCTGAAGCAGGTGTGCAGATGTGCCAATTCTCTCAAGCAGCTGG GTGTGAAGAAAGGAGACAGAGTGGCAATTTACTTGCCTATGATCCccgagcttgtgttcaccatgCTGGCCTGTGCTCGAATAGGGGCAGTGCATTCGATTGTG TTTGCAGGGTTTTCTTCCGAGTCTCTGGCTGAGAGGATCGTGGACGCTCAGTGTAGCATCCTGGTGACGGCAG ACGGTGTTTACCGAGGAGATAAGCTGATCAACCTGAAGCAGATTTCAGACCATGCCTTGGAACACTGCCAAGAAAA CTCCTTTACAGTCCAGAAATGTCTTGTAGTGAAGCATCATGCCTTCAGGACATCTAATACCTGCAATAAGCTTCAG ACACCATGGAATGCAGAGTGTGATGTCTGGTGGGACGATGTTATGAACGGTGCATCAGAGGAGTGTGAGCCTGAGTGGCTGGATGCTGAAGACCCACTCTTCATCCTCTATACCAGCGGGTCGACCGGCAAACCCAAG GGAATACTGCACACTATTGCTGGCTACCTGCTGTACACTTCTCTTACATTCAAATACGTCTTTGATTATCACCATGATGACGTGTACTGGTGCACAGCAGACATTGGCTGGATCACAGGCCACTCCTACATCACATATGGTCCATTAGCCAACGGGGCGACCAGTGTGCTG TTTGAAGGCATTCCAGTCTACCCCCACGAGGGCAGGATTTGGGAGATCATAGAGAAGCACAGAGTGTCTAAGTTTTACACAGCACCTACTGCCATCAGGCTGCTCATGAAGTTCGGGAGCGAGCCACTGCAAAA ATATGATCTGTCATGTTTGCGTGTTCTGGGGACTGTAGGAGAGCCCATAAACCCGGAAGCCTGGCTCTGGTACCATGACGTAGTGGGTCAGGGTAGAAGCCCCATAGTTGACACCTTCTGGCAGACTGAGACG GGAGGTCATGTTCTGACTCCATTGCCTGCAGCAACACCACTGAAGCCAGGATCTGCA ACGTTACCGTTTTTCGGTGTGCAGCCCACAATCCTGAACGAGCACGGAGAGGAGCTGGAGGGAGAGGCTGAGGGCTACCTG GTTTTCCGGAAACCTTGGCCAGGCATCATGCGGGGCATCTATCAAAATCAAGAACGATTCCAGAACACTTATTTCAAAAAGTTCCCAGGATTTTATGTGACAGGAGATG GATGCAGGAGGGACAAAGATGGCTACTACTGGATCACCGGCAGAATAGATGACATGCTCAATGTCTCAG GCCACTTGTTGAGCACAGCCGAGGTAGAGGGAGCGTTATCAGAACACCCAGCTGTGGCTGAAGCGGCCGTGGTTAGCTGTCCTCACACCGTGAAGGGCGAATGTCTCTACTGCTTCGTCACGCTTAAGGACAGCCAGGAATTCAACCACAAACTCAAGGAGGAGCTCAAGAGGAAAG tgagagagaagatTGGCCCGATAGCCACCCCAGATTTCATCCAGAATGCCCCAGGCCTCCCCAAAACCCGCTCAG GGAAGATCATGCGGCGTGTCCTGAGGCAGATCGCCCGCAATGAGAAGGACCTGGGTGACCTTTCCACTCTGGCTGACCCCAAAGTTGTGGAAGTGCTCTTCAGTCAGAGGTGTGAAGCAGCAGCATGA
- the acss2l gene encoding acyl-CoA synthetase short chain family member 2 like isoform X1 → MVVPGLQNKDERVYFPPKDLQMVAHIPDFNSYLAMYKRSTEEPEEFWREVAQEFYWKKPPTGQMLQYNFDMTKDKVYIKFMEGAKTNMCYNVLDRNVLDRNLGEKVAYYWEGNSPDHQLTITYSQLLKQVCRCANSLKQLGVKKGDRVAIYLPMIPELVFTMLACARIGAVHSIVFAGFSSESLAERIVDAQCSILVTADGVYRGDKLINLKQISDHALEHCQEKSSFTVQKCLVVKHHAFRTSNTCNKLQTPWNAECDVWWDDVMNGASEECEPEWLDAEDPLFILYTSGSTGKPKGILHTIAGYLLYTSLTFKYVFDYHHDDVYWCTADIGWITGHSYITYGPLANGATSVLFEGIPVYPHEGRIWEIIEKHRVSKFYTAPTAIRLLMKFGSEPLQKYDLSCLRVLGTVGEPINPEAWLWYHDVVGQGRSPIVDTFWQTETGGHVLTPLPAATPLKPGSATLPFFGVQPTILNEHGEELEGEAEGYLVFRKPWPGIMRGIYQNQERFQNTYFKKFPGFYVTGDGCRRDKDGYYWITGRIDDMLNVSGHLLSTAEVEGALSEHPAVAEAAVVSCPHTVKGECLYCFVTLKDSQEFNHKLKEELKRKVREKIGPIATPDFIQNAPGLPKTRSGKIMRRVLRQIARNEKDLGDLSTLADPKVVEVLFSQRCEAAA, encoded by the exons ATGGTTGTTCCAGGGCTTCAAAACAAGGACGAGAGAGTATACTTTCCTCCAAAGGATCTGCAAATGGTGGCTCATATTCCTGATTTTAACTCATATCTTGCAATGTACAAAAGGTCCACTGAGGAACCTGAAG AGTTCTGGAGGGAGGTTGCACAGGAGTTTTACTGGAAGAAACCCCCCACAGGCCAAATGCTGCAGTATAACTTTGATATGACCAAGGACAAGGTTTACATCAAGTTCATGGAAGGAGCCAAAACAAATATGTGCTACAACGTGCTAGACCGCAACGTGCTGGATCGGAACCTGGGCGAGAAAGTTGCATACTACTG GGAGGGGAACTCACCTGACCATCAGCTTACCATCACATATAGCCAGCTTCTGAAGCAGGTGTGCAGATGTGCCAATTCTCTCAAGCAGCTGG GTGTGAAGAAAGGAGACAGAGTGGCAATTTACTTGCCTATGATCCccgagcttgtgttcaccatgCTGGCCTGTGCTCGAATAGGGGCAGTGCATTCGATTGTG TTTGCAGGGTTTTCTTCCGAGTCTCTGGCTGAGAGGATCGTGGACGCTCAGTGTAGCATCCTGGTGACGGCAG ACGGTGTTTACCGAGGAGATAAGCTGATCAACCTGAAGCAGATTTCAGACCATGCCTTGGAACACTGCCAAGAAAA AAGCTCCTTTACAGTCCAGAAATGTCTTGTAGTGAAGCATCATGCCTTCAGGACATCTAATACCTGCAATAAGCTTCAG ACACCATGGAATGCAGAGTGTGATGTCTGGTGGGACGATGTTATGAACGGTGCATCAGAGGAGTGTGAGCCTGAGTGGCTGGATGCTGAAGACCCACTCTTCATCCTCTATACCAGCGGGTCGACCGGCAAACCCAAG GGAATACTGCACACTATTGCTGGCTACCTGCTGTACACTTCTCTTACATTCAAATACGTCTTTGATTATCACCATGATGACGTGTACTGGTGCACAGCAGACATTGGCTGGATCACAGGCCACTCCTACATCACATATGGTCCATTAGCCAACGGGGCGACCAGTGTGCTG TTTGAAGGCATTCCAGTCTACCCCCACGAGGGCAGGATTTGGGAGATCATAGAGAAGCACAGAGTGTCTAAGTTTTACACAGCACCTACTGCCATCAGGCTGCTCATGAAGTTCGGGAGCGAGCCACTGCAAAA ATATGATCTGTCATGTTTGCGTGTTCTGGGGACTGTAGGAGAGCCCATAAACCCGGAAGCCTGGCTCTGGTACCATGACGTAGTGGGTCAGGGTAGAAGCCCCATAGTTGACACCTTCTGGCAGACTGAGACG GGAGGTCATGTTCTGACTCCATTGCCTGCAGCAACACCACTGAAGCCAGGATCTGCA ACGTTACCGTTTTTCGGTGTGCAGCCCACAATCCTGAACGAGCACGGAGAGGAGCTGGAGGGAGAGGCTGAGGGCTACCTG GTTTTCCGGAAACCTTGGCCAGGCATCATGCGGGGCATCTATCAAAATCAAGAACGATTCCAGAACACTTATTTCAAAAAGTTCCCAGGATTTTATGTGACAGGAGATG GATGCAGGAGGGACAAAGATGGCTACTACTGGATCACCGGCAGAATAGATGACATGCTCAATGTCTCAG GCCACTTGTTGAGCACAGCCGAGGTAGAGGGAGCGTTATCAGAACACCCAGCTGTGGCTGAAGCGGCCGTGGTTAGCTGTCCTCACACCGTGAAGGGCGAATGTCTCTACTGCTTCGTCACGCTTAAGGACAGCCAGGAATTCAACCACAAACTCAAGGAGGAGCTCAAGAGGAAAG tgagagagaagatTGGCCCGATAGCCACCCCAGATTTCATCCAGAATGCCCCAGGCCTCCCCAAAACCCGCTCAG GGAAGATCATGCGGCGTGTCCTGAGGCAGATCGCCCGCAATGAGAAGGACCTGGGTGACCTTTCCACTCTGGCTGACCCCAAAGTTGTGGAAGTGCTCTTCAGTCAGAGGTGTGAAGCAGCAGCATGA